A genomic window from Anoplolepis gracilipes chromosome 6, ASM4749672v1, whole genome shotgun sequence includes:
- the LOC140666768 gene encoding uncharacterized protein isoform X1, translating into MAAQETSIKVKLLKLHCPFTWEIQENVIKHTIMYINSSNADYENEMIDDEASYPLEVLINFLFNCYKTVLSADNDEARKIITKAEDILMQIQQEQELCQIIRAIEHVFYATKCFVLYDSEELNQLEEILENIIDTDNFSNEELGALYGCQSVVWSCLNDFGINKAIDFATKAIEKNQDCALWHFILGKNLRRQRRSINVSSGVSDAEKEHFEIANAISKNEVFEIYYLQMRMETFHKFSKERDYVTRKTANEKEVLQMARKMVKTKLTNCKVLLKLVLMFLRANVSDETLLAKECLDAVKRIAPNSSTYLHYTAMLYQQCGDYREAMKYFKKAAECNNFVAELAYIQYGFETRELEPLPHLLRMLKKYDHLIKERQIALLLAIAITYYSLYKDITNAAEYFLKALIIDPLNKKLKTYYKFLDFNTSNILFFLNNQFCPLLESKNYQEISQKIKNFLNVKNVTTDNLTDLSGFENIFAEMSLLK; encoded by the exons atggcaGCCCAAGAAACaagtataaaagtaaaactgttaaaattacattgtccGTTTACTTGGGAAATCCAAGAAAATGTGATAAAGCAtactataatgtatattaatagcaGTAATGCAGATTATGAAAATGAAATGATAGATGATGAAGCATCTTATCCTTTAGAAgtgttaataaactttttgtttaattgttaCAAAACTGTATTAAGTGCAGATAATGATGaagcaagaaaaataattacaaaagccgaagatattttaatgcaGATTCAACAAga gCAAGAATTATGTCAAATAATAAGAGCAATCGAGCATGTATTTTACGCAACTAAATGTTTTGTCCTATATGATTCTGAAGAGTTGAATCAGTTAGAAgagatattagaaaatattattgatacgGACAATTTCAGTAATGAAGAATTAGGTGCTTTATATGGTTGTCAAAGCGTTGTATGGTCTTGTTTAAATGATTTTGGAATAAACAAAGCAATTGATTTTGCTACAAAagcaatagaaaaaaatcaagactGTGCATTATGGCATTTTATTCTTGGAAAAAATCTCAGGCGTCAAAGACGTTCAATCAATGTTTCATCTGGAGTCTCAGATGCAGAAAAAGAACATTTCGAAATAGCCAACGCTATTTCTAAGAATGAagtgtttgaaatttattatttacaaatgcgTATGGAgacttttcataaatttagcAAAGAAAGAGATTATGTTACGAGAAAAACTGCTAATGAAAAAGAAGTATTACAAATGGCCAGGAAAATGGTTAAAACTAAACTAACAAATTGTAAAGTTTTGTTAAAGTTAGTTCTTATGTTTCTGCGTGCAAACGTTTCAGATGAAACATTGTTAGCAAAAGAATGTCTAGATGCTGTAAAGAGAATTGCACCAAATAGTTCTACATATCTGCATTATACTGCAATGTTATATCAGCAGTGCGGAGATTATAGG GAAGCTATGAAGTATTTCAAAAAGGCTGCAGAATGTAATAACTTTGTCGCAGAACTagcatatatacaatatggtTTCGAGACGAGAGAGTTAGAACCATTACCACATTTATTGCGAATGTTGAAGAAATATGATCATTTAATCAAAGAGCGACAAATTGCTTTGCTTTTAGCTATTGCAATTACTTATTATTCTCTCTATAAGGACATAACAAATGCagcagaatattttttaaaagctctTATAATAGATCcactcaataaaaaattaaag acatattataaatttcttgattttaatacatcgaatattttattctttttaaacaaTCAATTTTGTCCTCTTCTCGagagtaaaaattatcaagagataagtcaaaaaataaaaaattttttgaacgtaaaaaatgtaacCACCGACAACTTAACTGATTTATCaggatttgaaaatatttttgcagaaatgTCTTTGCTTAAGTAA
- the LOC140666768 gene encoding uncharacterized protein isoform X2, translating into MAAQETSIKVKLLKLHCPFTWEIQENVIKHTIMYINSSNADYENEMIDDEASYPLEVLINFLFNCYKTVLSADNDEARKIITKAEDILMQIQQEQELCQIIRAIEHVFYATKCFVLYDSEELNQLEEILENIIDTDNFSNEELGALYGCQSVVWSCLNDFGINKAIDFATKAIEKNQDCALWHFILGKNLRRQRRSINVSSGVSDAEKEHFEIANAISKNEVFEIYYLQMRMETFHKFSKERDYVTRKTANEKEVLQMARKMVKTKLTNCKVLLKLVLMFLRANVSDETLLAKECLDAVKRIAPNSSTYLHYTAMLYQQCGDYREAMKYFKKAAECNNFVAELAYIQYGFETRELEPLPHLLRMLKKYDHLIKERQIALLLAIAITYYSLYKDITNAAEYFLKALIIDPLNKKLKIQSSIWK; encoded by the exons atggcaGCCCAAGAAACaagtataaaagtaaaactgttaaaattacattgtccGTTTACTTGGGAAATCCAAGAAAATGTGATAAAGCAtactataatgtatattaatagcaGTAATGCAGATTATGAAAATGAAATGATAGATGATGAAGCATCTTATCCTTTAGAAgtgttaataaactttttgtttaattgttaCAAAACTGTATTAAGTGCAGATAATGATGaagcaagaaaaataattacaaaagccgaagatattttaatgcaGATTCAACAAga gCAAGAATTATGTCAAATAATAAGAGCAATCGAGCATGTATTTTACGCAACTAAATGTTTTGTCCTATATGATTCTGAAGAGTTGAATCAGTTAGAAgagatattagaaaatattattgatacgGACAATTTCAGTAATGAAGAATTAGGTGCTTTATATGGTTGTCAAAGCGTTGTATGGTCTTGTTTAAATGATTTTGGAATAAACAAAGCAATTGATTTTGCTACAAAagcaatagaaaaaaatcaagactGTGCATTATGGCATTTTATTCTTGGAAAAAATCTCAGGCGTCAAAGACGTTCAATCAATGTTTCATCTGGAGTCTCAGATGCAGAAAAAGAACATTTCGAAATAGCCAACGCTATTTCTAAGAATGAagtgtttgaaatttattatttacaaatgcgTATGGAgacttttcataaatttagcAAAGAAAGAGATTATGTTACGAGAAAAACTGCTAATGAAAAAGAAGTATTACAAATGGCCAGGAAAATGGTTAAAACTAAACTAACAAATTGTAAAGTTTTGTTAAAGTTAGTTCTTATGTTTCTGCGTGCAAACGTTTCAGATGAAACATTGTTAGCAAAAGAATGTCTAGATGCTGTAAAGAGAATTGCACCAAATAGTTCTACATATCTGCATTATACTGCAATGTTATATCAGCAGTGCGGAGATTATAGG GAAGCTATGAAGTATTTCAAAAAGGCTGCAGAATGTAATAACTTTGTCGCAGAACTagcatatatacaatatggtTTCGAGACGAGAGAGTTAGAACCATTACCACATTTATTGCGAATGTTGAAGAAATATGATCATTTAATCAAAGAGCGACAAATTGCTTTGCTTTTAGCTATTGCAATTACTTATTATTCTCTCTATAAGGACATAACAAATGCagcagaatattttttaaaagctctTATAATAGATCcactcaataaaaaattaaag atacaGTCGAGTATCTGGAAATGA